One genomic region from Borrelia sp. A-FGy1 encodes:
- a CDS encoding plasmid maintenance protein, with the protein MANAIQKKYHCLTTECSSTKQTNLVILVSTLDFVNNKHNQYTQKYLYHCFTLNQKRFNKKIISQETFRKYLYILEKLKITDNYCKRKGKQKGSEIRYTLLHNKKECNKLINNHFMEEKEKSFSKSFKAYWKKKQNKSENKNILTKNTYGKHHCNSNKNNNIKNIEKRENLSLIKTSKKSFKKNKRNTNNKTRHVKYANKCEFKSNNILNLISKLNTNEENKINHLKNYKRIELECNNIHINELEAIVFPIIKNNYKNPYYLYKFNKYGCFARIVEYFNGDKGKFEIKNGIIYEKSIQITKDFDKKRRDLLQKTIENVKQELIKKHYKQEDLDTEFAKLFDKYKTKPHFILEHNKYQDLPRFISYVKNKCHKVETSKETEANNRSALFSIILDRATLKYPSIEVKKIRLKVRNYMRTIENIEWELIKDNTYLYNFMNGLGKEEDMHNNNKISIRTENNIS; encoded by the coding sequence ATGGCAAATGCCATTCAAAAAAAGTACCATTGCTTGACCACTGAGTGTAGCAGCACAAAACAAACAAATCTTGTTATTTTAGTATCAACACTTGATTTTGTAAATAATAAGCATAATCAATATACACAAAAGTATTTATACCATTGCTTTACTCTTAATCAAAAAAGGTTTAACAAAAAGATAATTTCACAAGAAACTTTTAGAAAATACTTATACATACTTGAAAAATTAAAAATAACAGATAATTATTGTAAAAGAAAAGGAAAGCAAAAGGGAAGTGAGATTAGATACACCCTCCTACATAACAAAAAAGAATGTAATAAATTAATTAACAATCATTTTATGGAAGAAAAAGAGAAAAGCTTTTCTAAAAGCTTTAAAGCTTATTGGAAAAAAAAACAAAATAAAAGTGAAAATAAAAATATTTTAACAAAAAATACCTATGGTAAACACCATTGTAATAGTAATAAAAATAATAATATAAAGAATATAGAAAAAAGAGAAAATCTTTCTTTAATAAAAACTTCAAAAAAATCTTTTAAGAAAAATAAAAGAAATACGAATAACAAAACAAGACACGTAAAATATGCTAATAAATGTGAATTTAAATCAAATAACATCTTGAATCTTATATCCAAGCTAAATACTAATGAGGAGAATAAGATAAACCACCTAAAAAACTATAAGCGAATTGAATTAGAATGTAATAATATACATATAAATGAGCTTGAAGCCATTGTATTTCCTATTATAAAGAACAATTATAAAAATCCATACTATTTGTACAAATTCAATAAATATGGCTGTTTCGCTAGGATAGTAGAATATTTTAATGGTGATAAGGGTAAATTCGAAATCAAAAATGGAATTATTTATGAAAAAAGTATACAAATAACTAAAGATTTTGATAAGAAACGAAGGGATTTATTACAAAAAACGATAGAAAATGTAAAACAAGAACTTATAAAGAAACATTACAAACAAGAGGATTTAGACACAGAATTTGCTAAGTTATTTGATAAGTATAAAACTAAGCCTCATTTCATTTTAGAACACAATAAGTACCAAGATTTGCCAAGATTCATAAGTTATGTTAAAAATAAATGCCATAAAGTAGAGACAAGTAAAGAAACAGAAGCAAATAATAGAAGTGCATTATTCAGCATAATATTAGATAGAGCAACTTTAAAATATCCTAGCATAGAAGTAAAGAAAATAAGATTGAAAGTAAGAAATTATATGAGGACTATAGAAAATATTGAATGGGAATTGATTAAAGACAACACATATCTTTACAACTTTATGAATGGATTAGGAAAAGAGGAAGATATGCACAATAATAACAAAATAAGTATAAGAACAGAAAATAATATTTCTTGA